The following proteins come from a genomic window of Gossypium raimondii isolate GPD5lz chromosome 5, ASM2569854v1, whole genome shotgun sequence:
- the LOC128031902 gene encoding putative disease resistance RPP13-like protein 1, which yields MSVFGEAALSAFLELLSAKLFDSVLNFVADHRQVHQQLKLWQSILPEIKAVLNHAEEKQIKDDGVKNWLGDLQDLAYDVDDILDEFAYQELRLKLQNTQAQATSSQVRKLIPTCCTGGHFSPIAFMFNAKMISKIKAITDRLNSLNTRRSNLGLSEIMSQGATSKGKKPRLQPTSLMDGAVEYVGRANEKQEMLELLKSNNSDGVCVLSIVGMGGMGKTTLAQLVYNDPSIKESFDHKSWVCVSDDFDAVNITKTILRSLDADSRDENDLNLLQVKLKEKLSGKRFLLVLDDIWNESYSDWTILRTPFGAGTKIIVTTRLQKVSSNVDSVKAFYLDKLSHHDCLSIFAQHALKGINFDGHLQFKEIGENIVRRCNGLPLAAKAIGSLLRTVTDHSEWEKVYESEIWDLPQDPCGLVPALRLSYHYLPPHLKRCFAYCSIFPKDYEFEEEEIILLWRAEGFLQSKAKIQGKGFGNQYFQDLVSRSFFQRSSEDKSRFVMHDLMNDLAQSVSGEICCRVEGEKQQKFSHRSRHSAYVIDDRYQSVKMFEAFYQMTSLRTFLRLMAPRYEEFYLSNVVLDDLLPRLSYLRVLSLCGYEIYDLPDFFENLKHLRYLNFSRTRINRLPDSLCTLYHLETLILRDCLELKNLPSKIGNLVNLHFLDIRGADSIERMPSGFDQLTQLQTLSNFVIGEGDGRLIRELKNLSNLRGNFCLSGLENVNGQDAREAKLNEKLGIDGLELQWGTDLEKNTRKTEVEERVLDFLHPPKKLEQLIIENYGGVKFSSWIADSSLKNLSSLKLRNCKNCKSLPSVGRLPLLKDLSIIGFDQVQKIGVELFGENQLNPFVSLEILSFESLPNWKEWDTCEGDEKVLNLPSLHELSIKTCPQLLGRLPTHLPSLQKLEIHRCMSLVVPISSFPSLCKVSIQGCAELVDDCSSPAKEVSSLQTLSLSNISKFNIPADRTMLRFGNSEHFDIDGWEELASLSRYGFSLVGHRFITVRGCPQLQSLEAEEAELQPDKISRVESLQIYDCERLNRLPQVLHELIFLTVMKIDNCRSLVSFAENNLPPNLKKLRIRNCENLEYLVDEKEDNKSMSSTLCLLEDLIIYNCPSLMSLSSKGHKNICNQLQLLEIDQCSKLSCLFSNTKFPITLKHLGIWGCPMLEYIAEEFEETACLESIKIIGSGIKSLPRGLDKLIHLQNIWLYSCSNLVSFEKSGLPSTSFRAFIVDGCGNFGALPKCMASITSLRELSVDNCSADISFPSEGFPANLTSLAISNAPKIYRSLVEWGLNRLTSLQELTIGGVGCSNVVSFPEEGTGMMLPPSLSHIFLLEFENLEYMSSKGFQDLASLKELEIYKCPKLTSLPEKDMLRSLGYLCISSCPLLQEECSSDKGREWSKISQIPLVLIDFKAVIPRESD from the coding sequence ATGTCTGTCTTTGGAGAGGCTGCTCTTTCTGCCTTTTTGGAGCTGTTGTCTGCCAAGTTGTTTGACTCTGTACTCAACTTTGTGGCCGACCACCGGCAAGTCCACCAGCAACTCAAGCTGTGGCAATCCATATTACCCGAGATCAAAGCAGTGTTGAACCATGCAGAGGAGAAGCAGATCAAGGACGATGGTGTCAAGAATTGGTTGGGCGATCTTCAAGACTTAGCTTACGATGTGGATGACATCTTGGACGAGTTCGCTTACCAAGAGTTACGTCTCAAGCTCCAAAATACTCAAGCACAAGCCACCTCTAGTCAGGTACGGAAACTCATTCCAACCTGCTGTACTGGTGGTCATTTCTCTCCAATCGCTTTTATGTTCAATGCTAAGATGATTTCAAAGATAAAAGCAATCACCGATAGACTGAATAGTTTGAACACTCGAAGAAGTAATTTGGGGTTGAGTGAGATCATGTCTCAAGGCGCAACTTCCAAGGGAAAGAAACCCAGGCTGCAACCGACTTCCTTGATGGATGGAGCTGTGGAGTATGTTGGTAGAGCCAATGAGAAGCAAGAAATGCTTGAGTTGCTCAAAAGTAACAATTCCGATGGAGTTTGTGTCCTTTCCATCGTTGGCATGGGAGGGATGGGGAAAACAACTCTTGCTCAGCTTGTTTACAATGATCCCAGCATTAAGGAGTCTTTCGATCACAAGTCCTGGGTATGCGTTTCTGATGACTTCGATGCTGTTAACATAACAAAGACGATTTTAAGATCCCTCGATGCTGACTCACGTGATGAGAATGACTTGAACTTGCTTCAAGTCAAGTTGAAGGAGAAGTTATCCGGAAAAAGGTTCTTACTTGTTTTAGATGACATTTGGAACGAGAGTTACAGTGATTGGACCATCTTACGGACTCCATTTGGAGCAGGAACCAAGATTATTGTAACAACTCGACTCCAAAAGGTTTCGTCTAATGTGGATTCGGTGAAAGCGTTTTACTTGGATAAACTCTCGCATCATGATTGTTTATCCATATTTGCTCAGCATGCATTGAAAGGAATAAACTTTGATGGGCATCTCCAATTTAAAGAAATTGGAGAGAACATAGTGAGAAGGTGCAACGGCTTACCTTTGGCAGCAAAAGCCATTGGAAGCTTATTACGCACAGTTACGGATCATAGTGAATGGGAAAAAGTATATGAGAGCGAGATATGGGACCTACCACAAGATCCATGTGGCTTAGTTCCAGCTTTGCGATTAAGCTACCATTATCTTCCTCCTCATTTGAAACGATGCTTTGCGTACTGCTCCATATTTCCTAAAGATTAtgaatttgaagaagaagagataaTCTTGTTATGGAGAGCAGAAGGTTTCTTGCAATCAAAAGCTAAAATTCAAGGCAAAGGTTTTGGAAACCAATATTTTCAAGATCTAGTGTCAAGGTCATTTTTTCAAAGATCTAGTGAAGACAAATCCCGTTTCGTGATGCATGATCTTATGAATGATTTAGCTCAATCAGTTTCAGGAGAAATATGTTGCAGAGTGGAGGGTGAAAAGCAACAAAAGTTTTCGCATCGTTCTCGCCACTCAGCTTATGTTATCGATGATCGGTATCAGAGTGTAAAGATGTTTGAGGCATTTTATCAAATGACTTCTTTACGTACTTTCTTACGCTTAATGGCTCCAAGATATGAGGAATTCTATTTATCTAACGTTGTCTTGGATGATTTATTGCCAAGACTTAGCTACTTAAGGGTTCTTTCTTTGTGTGGGTATGAGATCTATGATTTGCCCgacttttttgaaaatttaaaacaccTACGCTACTTAAATTTTTCTAGAACCCGAATCAATCGTTTACCTGATTCTTTGTGTACTCTTTATCATTTGGAGACTTTAATATTAAGAGATTGTTTAGAGCTCAAAAATTTACCCTCGAAGATCGGAAACCTTGTCAACTTGCATTTTCTTGATATTAGAGGTGCGGATTCAATAGAAAGGATGCCCTCCGGATTTGATCAGCTAACTCAGCTTCAAACGTTATCTAATTTTGTTATAGGGGAAGGTGATGGACGTCTTATTAGAGAATTGAAAAATTTGTCAAACCTTAGAGGTAATTTTTGTCTTTCTGGATTGGAGAATGTTAATGGTCAAGATGCGAGGGAAGCTAAGTTAAATGAGAAGCTAGGGATTGATGGGTTAGAACTACAATGGGGTACAGACTTGGAGAAGAATACCAGGAAAACAGAAGTTGAAGAGCGGGTGTTGGACTTTCTTCATCCTCCGAAGAAGCTTGAGCAACTCATCATTGAGAATTACGGGGGTGTAAAATTCTCATCTTGGATAGCAGATTCTTCCCTCAagaatttgtcatctttgaagCTTCGCAATTGTAAAAACTGCAAGTCACTACCATCAGTTGGAAGGTTGCCATTGTTAAAAGATCTTTCAATTATTGGTTTCGATCAAGTACAGAAGATTGGTGTTGAGCTCTTCGGAGAAAATCAATTGAATCCATTTGTATCATTAGAGATTCTGTCTTTTGAGAGTCTTCCAAACTGGAAGGAGTGGGACACTTGTGAAGGAGACGAGAAGGTTTTGAATCTACCCAGCCTTCATGAGCTTTCAATCAAAACCTGTCCTCAATTGTTGGGAAGGTTGCCTACCCATCTTCCTTCCTTGcaaaaacttgaaattcataGGTGTATGAGTTTGGTAGTACCCATATCAAGTTTCCCGTCACTGTGTAAAGTCAGTATACAAGGGTGTGCAGAACTGGTGGATGATTGCTCTTCTCCTGCAAAGGAGGTTTCCTCTTTGCAAACTTTGTCTCTTTCTAACATTTCAAAGTTTAATATTCCAGCAGATAGGACAATGTTGAGGTTTGGAAACTCAGAACATTTTGATATTGATGGTTGGGAGGAGTTGGCATCTCTATCACGGTATGGGTTTAGTTTAGTTGGACATCGTTTCATTACCGTTCGGGGTTGTCCTCAACTGCAGTCTTTGGAAGCCGAGGAAGCCGAATTGCAACCTGACAAGATTTCACGTGTTGAATCTCTGCAGATATATGACTGTGAAAGGCTCAATAGACTGCCACAAGTCTTACATGAGCTCATATTTCTTACAGTGatgaaaattgataattgtCGAAGCTTGGTTTCTTTTGCAGAGAATAACTTACCTCCTAATTTAAAAAAGCTGAGAATTAGAAACTGTGAGAATTTGGAGTATTTGGTTGATGAAAAAGAAGATAATAAGAGTATGAGTAGTACCCTCTGTCTTCTTGAGGACTTGATAATCTATAACTGTCCATCTCTAATGTCTTTGTCATCGAAGGGGCACAAAAATATTTGCAATCAGCTTCAACTTCTCGAAATTGACCAGTGCTCAAAGCTTAGTTGCCTATTTTCAAACACCAAGTTTCCCATAACGCTTAAACATTTGGGAATTTGGGGATGTCCAATGTTGGAATACATAGCCGAGGAGTTTGAGGAAACCGCTTGTCTTgaatctattaaaattataggTTCTGGAATTAAATCTCTACCACGAGGTCTAGACAAGCTCATCCATCTGCAGAATATTTGGTTGTATTCGTGTTCAAATTtggtttcttttgaaaaaagtGGGTTGCCCAGCACCAGCTTCAGAGCTTTTATAGTTGATGGTTGCGGAAATTTTGGAGCCCTTCCTAAGTGCATGGCCAGCATCACCTCCCTTCGAGAATTAAGTGTGGACAACTGTTCGGCTGACATATCATTTCCATCGGAGGGATTCCCTGCCAATCTCACATCACTTGCAATCTCAAACGCACCCAAGATTTATAGGTCACTTGTGGAATGGGGATTAAATAGACTCACCTCTCTTCAAGAATTGACCATCGGAGGTGTAGGGTGCTCAAACGTGGTGTCGTTCCCAGAAGAAGGGACTGGAATGATGCTGCCTCCTTCTCTCTCCCATATCTTCCTTTTAGAATTTGAGAACCTGGAATACATGTCATCCAAGGGCTTTCAAGACCTCGCCTCTCTTAAAGAATTGGAGATCTATAAGTGTCCCAAGCTAACATCTCTTCCGGAAAAAGACATGCTTCGTTCGCTTGGATATTTATGTATTTCCAGTTGTCCGTTGCTGCAAGAAGAGTGCTCAAGCGATAAAGGACGAGAGTGGTCTAAGATTTCCCAAATACCTCTTGTTCTAATTGATTTTAAAGCAGTCATCCCGAGGGAATCAGATTGA